Within the Opitutaceae bacterium TAV5 genome, the region ATAATAACTCACGACCCACCAACACCACCCAACCCGCACTTAACCCCTCTTGCATTTGTCGCCATGAAATCCACCCCCTCGCCCCGATTTCGAAGCTTTCACGCCGCCTTCACGCTCATCGAACTCCTCACTGTCATCGCCATCATCGGTATCCTTGCTGCCATTATCATTCCGGTGACCGGCAAGGTCCGCGAAAGCGCGCGGCGGGCCTCCTGCGCCTCCAACCTTCGCCAGATCATGGGAGCCACGCTGCTCTGGTCCGGCGAGCATCGCGACAACTTGCCACTGGTCGTTGATTCCAACTTGCCGACCGACGAACAGCGATGGGCGGCCCGGCTCCTGCCCTACGTCAGTTCCATGACCGCCCGTGCGACGACCGCCCAATCCGTCTTCCGCTGCGGCTCCGACAACATCGAGCGTGTCCAGACCGACAGCACTCCCTGCAGCTACGGTCTCAATATTCGCGTCCACAAATCAGGTGCCGTAAGCAATACCACCTACAAGAAAATCACCATTATTCCCGCTCCTTCCCGCACCATCCTTTATGGAGACGCATGGCATAACACAAACCGCGTAGTCAGTTCTCTCAGCCTCTGGCAATTCTGGGGCGACTTTCATTCCGGCCAAGGCTCCAACTATGCCTTCGCCGACGGCCATGTGCAATTCCTCGCCCAAGCCACCATCGACGCTGACAAAAACCTGCACTCGACGGTGCCAGACCTTCTCTACATCCCGGACTAGACAGGTCCCCTTTCCTGCCTTCATGAAACGCTGCCGGCCTTGGTGTGCCCTCATTTTTTCCCTCACAATGTTCGCCATCGCACCCGCCCGGGACGAACTGACTCTCCAGCAACAAATCGACAGGGTCATTGCCCGCGGTGAAACCCGCTTCGTCATTCCGCCCGGCGAGCACCGCCTTCCCGCCGGACTCCGTCTCCGCAACCTCAAAAACTTCACCCTCGAGGCCGCCTCCGCCGACGCGCCCGCAACGCTCATTTTCACCAACCTTCGCGACGGCGGCATCTTCGCCACCGACTGCGACGGCCTCACCCTGCGCGGCTTCACCATCGACTTCGATCCGCTCGCCTTCACCCAAGGCACCGTCGAATCCATCGACCCGAAAAAACGTGAAATCACCTTCGCGCTCCACGACGGCTACCCCGACCTTGCTCCGCATTTCCTCACCGGACGCGCCCATCTCTTCGACCCCGCCACGTTGTTGTGGAAAACCACCGCGCCCGACATCTACGCCACCTCCGCCCGCGCTCTCAGCCCGCGACGAGGCATCCTCCAGTTCGCCGCCAATCCCGCCAAAAACGAGGAATTCAACGCCTTTGCTGTCGGCGACTACATTGCCCTCGATTTTCGTCACGCCCGCGGCATCCGTGTCGAACGCGCCCGCGACCTGCGCATCGACAACCTCACTCTTCACAGCATCCCCAGCATCGCCGTCATCTGCCGGTTCATGGAAGGCGACAATGTATTCAACTACAAAATACTTCCGGGGCCACCTCCTCCCGGTGCCACCCTCCCGCGCCTTCTCTCCTCCTCCGCGGACGGTCTCAACTACGCCTACGCCCGCACCGGTCCCGTTATCGAAAACTGCGATTTTTCCCGCATGGGCGACGACTCCGTCAATCTCCACGGCATCGCCTTTTACGTCGCTTCCTCCAGCAACGACAACCGCACCCTGCACCTCCTCCGTCCCTATGGCCCGGAAGCCTTCCCCAGCGTCATCCGCCCCGGTGACGAAGTCCGCGGCCTCGCGTCCGATTCCTTCGACGTAAAAGGCCGTTCCACACTTGCCGCCTTCCGCGCCGAGGCAGCGCCTCCTCCCGGCGCCCGCGAACTCGCCGCCAGCGTCTGGAAATCCGTCGCCGTCCCATCCGGAAAACTCACGTCCTACCGCCTCGATCTCGACAACCCCCTGCCCCTCTCCACCGGCGACTTTGTCGAGATTCCCGCCATCGCCGCTCCCGGTTACATCATCCGCAACAATCGCTTCACCCAACATCGCGCCCGCGCTCTCCGCCTCATGAGCAGCCACGGTATTGTCGAGGACAATACCATCGAAGACATCAAGCAGTCCGCCATCACCATCGGTCCCGAATTTACCTTCGCCCGCGAAGCCGGCTGGGTCGAAGATGTCGTCATCCGTCACAATACCCTGCGCCGCGTCGCCCTCGATCCCGCCCTCCAGCGTCCCTCCGCCTACACGCCCGGCGCCATCTCTGTTTTCCACCGCGGCGAAATGCCCTCCGCTCCGCTCCCTGCGATGCGTCACAAAAACATCCGCATCGAGCAAAACACCCTTACTCACACCGGCGGCCCCGGCATTCATGTCAATCAGGCCCAAAACGTGCGCATCGTCGGAAACACGCTGTCCGATACCAACCTGAACACTCGTCCCTCTGCCTCGTCACTCTACAAACTCACCACCGGCCAGCCCGTCGCAGTCGACAACTCCACCGACGTTACCCTCTCCGAACCATGACCCTCGCCCGCCCGATCCTCGCCGCCATCGCTGCTTCTCTTCTTTTAGTTCCCGCCATCTTCGCTGCCGATACCGCCTCTCCCGCAGGCCGCCGTCTCACCGTGGATGCCCGGCTTTCCTCCGCCGAAGCCGCCTCCGCGTCAGATACCTTCCGTTCACTCGCTGCGGCCGTTGCCGTCCTTCGCCCCGGCGACACCCTGTGGATCGCTCCCGACAGCGGACCGTATCGGGAGGTTCTCTACATCAGAACCTCCGGCACTCCCGACGCCTCGATCATCGTCGAAGGTAACGACAACGAAATCACCGGATTCGACCCGCTTGCCTTTTCCGCCGGCAACTCCGCCGCCGTCGCCGCGCCCTGGCCCTTCGTTCTCCGCCACAACGGCAAACGCATCCCGCAGGACGCCTCCACGCAAGCCTTCACCGGAGGCATCACCTGGAATCCCGATAACAAAACCCTGACCCTCGCTCCCGGCACTTCGCCCGAAGGC harbors:
- a CDS encoding alpha-1,2-mannosidase produces the protein MKRCRPWCALIFSLTMFAIAPARDELTLQQQIDRVIARGETRFVIPPGEHRLPAGLRLRNLKNFTLEAASADAPATLIFTNLRDGGIFATDCDGLTLRGFTIDFDPLAFTQGTVESIDPKKREITFALHDGYPDLAPHFLTGRAHLFDPATLLWKTTAPDIYATSARALSPRRGILQFAANPAKNEEFNAFAVGDYIALDFRHARGIRVERARDLRIDNLTLHSIPSIAVICRFMEGDNVFNYKILPGPPPPGATLPRLLSSSADGLNYAYARTGPVIENCDFSRMGDDSVNLHGIAFYVASSSNDNRTLHLLRPYGPEAFPSVIRPGDEVRGLASDSFDVKGRSTLAAFRAEAAPPPGARELAASVWKSVAVPSGKLTSYRLDLDNPLPLSTGDFVEIPAIAAPGYIIRNNRFTQHRARALRLMSSHGIVEDNTIEDIKQSAITIGPEFTFAREAGWVEDVVIRHNTLRRVALDPALQRPSAYTPGAISVFHRGEMPSAPLPAMRHKNIRIEQNTLTHTGGPGIHVNQAQNVRIVGNTLSDTNLNTRPSASSLYKLTTGQPVAVDNSTDVTLSEP